The following are encoded together in the Malaya genurostris strain Urasoe2022 chromosome 3, Malgen_1.1, whole genome shotgun sequence genome:
- the LOC131436068 gene encoding SET and MYND domain-containing protein 4, which produces MDAYDLYSKLWRKVVISGQEKQISTELKACKNNSEIIYCVRQLLDKSGLMQQIQFTADGKNESRAIECRKLGNKSFHPKIKKYIKALEYYNESIALSHVGSESLAIAYANRSVICFELKEYRDCLENIRLTQLNSYPEHLLPKLLKRKEDCLAMINNIDLVRSNHILHEPKLSYKPNSKIPHIAECLELKEDGNFGRCLVTNRNLKAGDLLIMEKPFSAMLEAKLCYLNCDYCQRDQFLTLIPCNSCSVTMFCSEKCLEKAYDEYHRIECSIIKHLRLLFSKVILMALRTTTMAISTFNFDLGELLQHVESLEVQKLSPFDFDWRNIHAKEIYSTIHLLATNQTLRSPSDLTQRAIYSIIISEALLSYTPLKSLCGTSESHRNLIRVLIFRHAQTSPVNMHSTAYMNYCPEEVEEFQHSDLGCASFPILSMINHSCAPNLVRMTLPTGQVVALLNRPIKKGGQLFDNYGYHHCLEILSERQISLDKQYCFKCQCEACKNNYPLYYDLQHAKLLPGHKNPISAGELDILRKHDIAMALKKIPEYCDFLNDYDSQYPNYEVSSVQEALLRCFQIVYSSQSRKMKYRGLCSI; this is translated from the exons ATGGACGCATATGATCTATACTCCAAATTATGGAGAAAAGTTGTGATTAGTGGTCAGGAAAAACAAATATCAACTGAATTAAAAGCGTGTAAAAATAATAGCGAAATAATCTACTGTGTTCGTCAACTATTAGACAAGTCGGGTCTTATGCAACAAATTCAGTTTACAGCAGATGGAAAAAATGAATCTAGAGCGATCGAATGTCGAAAGTTGGGCAATAAATCCTTTCAtccgaaaattaaaaaatacatcAAGGCGCTTGAATATTACAACGAAAGCATTGCATTATCACATGTGGGATCAGAAAGCCTAGCCATTGCCTACGCTAACCGCTCAGTGATTTGTTTCGAATTGAAGGAATATCGTGACTGTTTGGAAAATATTCGATTGACCCAACTGAATTCATATCCAgaacatttattaccaaaattattgaaaagaaAAGAAGACTGCTTGGCGATGATTAATAACATAGATCTCGTCCGATCTAACCACATTCTGCACGAACCCAAATTGAGTTATAAACCGAATTCAAAGATACCTCACATTGCTGAATGTTTGGAATTGAAGGAAGATGGAAATTTTGGACGATGCTTGGTAACCAATCGAAATTTAAAAGCAGGAGATTTATTAATAATGGAAAAACCTTTTTCTGCAATGCTAGAAGCCAAGCTTTGCTACTTGAACTGTGATTATTGCCAACGAGACCAATTCTTAACTTTAATACCCTGCAATAGCTGTTCAGTTACGATGTTTTGTTCAGAGAAGTGTCTTGAAAAAGCATACGATGAATATCATCGTATCGAATGTTCTATTATAAAACATTTGCGACTGTTATTTAGCAAAGTAATTTTGATGGCTCTCAGAACTACAACAATGGCCATAAGTACATTCAACTTTGATTTGGGAGAATTATTACAACACGTGGAATCCCTTGAAGTACAAAAATTGAGTCCGTTTGATTTCGACTGGAGAAATATACACGCTAAAGAAATCTATAGCACCATACATCTTTTAGCAACCAATCAAACTTTACGCAGTCCAAGTGATCTGACTCAGCGCGCTATTTACTCTATTATAATTAGCGAAGCTTTGCTAAGTTATACTCCATTGAAAAGTCTCTGTGGAACCAGTGAATCTCATCGTAATCTCATTCGAGTTCTCATTTTTCGTCATGCACAAACTTCTCCTGTAAATATGCACTCtactgcatatatgaactattgtCCGGAAGAAGTAGAAGAGTTTCAGCACAGCGACCTTGGATGCGCATCATTTCCGATATTAAGCATGATAAATCACTCCTGCGCACCGAATCTGGTACGAATGACACTGCCAACCGGACAGGTTGTAGCCTTACTGAATCGACCGATTAAAAAAGGTGGACAGTTATTCGATAATTATGG CTACCACCACTGCCTTGAAATACTATCAGAACGACAAATTAGTCTTGATAAACAATATTGCTTCAAATGTCAATGTGAAGCATGCAAAAATAATTATCCGCTATACTACGATTTGCAACATGCCAAACTATTACCCGGCCATAAGAATCCGATTAGTGCAGGTGAACTAGATATTCTTAGAAAGCATGATATTGCAATGGCTTTGAAAAAAATTCCGGAATATTGTGATTTTTTGAATGATTACGACTCGCAGTACCCCAATTACGAAGTCAGCTCTGTTCAAGAGGCTTTACTACGATGTTTCCAAATAGTTTATTCTTCACAGTCAAGAAAAATGAAATACAGGGGACTTTGTTCTATATAA
- the LOC131433917 gene encoding uncharacterized protein LOC131433917, protein MEDSEAGITAKAREATGASGLTKCAEGKRGLSKMQFGFHKGVSTVDYVDYACEKSAKAMNAIGRIIPNVGGPRSSTRRLIASISSSILRYRVPAWSAALEIKRNREKLNNAFRLMAMRVSSAYRTISSETVCVIAGMIPICITLKEDIECYQQRDTRNARKIVRIRSMARWQLEWDETETGRWTHRLIPNLSTWVDRKHGEFLSGHGLLQEVLTSVRARNFTVMPGVR, encoded by the coding sequence ATGGAAGATTCAGAAGCTGGTATTACTGCCAAAGCCAGGGAAGCCACCGGGGCATCCGGGTTGACTAAATGTGCGGAGGGCAAACGCGGACTGTCGAAGATGCAGTTCGGTTTCCACAAAGGAGTATCGACGGTGGACTACGTAGACTACGCCTGTGAGAAGTCGGCGAAAGCAATGAACGCAATAGGGAGGATTATACCAAACGTCGGCGGTCCGAGAAGCAGCACAAGACGCCTGATAGCTAGTATTTCCTCATCGATACTGCGGTATAGGGTACCTGCTTGGAGTGCAGCGCTGGAAATAAAGCGGAATCGTGAAAAGCTAAATAATGCGTTCCGGCTGATGGCCATGCGAGTCTCAAGTGCGTATAGAACAATATCGTCGGAGACAGTATGCGTTATCGCCGGGATGATCCCCATCTGCATCACACTGAAAGAGGATATCGAGTGCTACCAGCAGAGAGACACCAGAAACGCCAGGAAGATTGTGAGAATCCGCTCGATGGCAAGGTGGCAGCTGGAGTGGGATGAGACGGAGACAGGAAGGTGGACGCATAGGCTCATCCCAAACCTGTCGACGTGGGTAGATAGAAAGCATGGCGAGTTCCTGTCCGGCCACGGACTGCTTCAGGAAGTACTTACATCGGTTCGGGCACGCAACTTCACCGTAATGCCCGGAGTGCGATAA
- the LOC131436069 gene encoding enoyl-[acyl-carrier-protein] reductase, mitochondrial — MSILFRQYSSGSCQFYRHMSVVASILRYNEFGDPAKVLQIHQETMPDPGTGEVLIKTISAPINPADINTIQGKYPVRPEFPAVGGNECVGEVVAVGEQVTRLAIGDRIVPFASGLGTWRSHALYNETNLMKVPANIGIAEAATITVNPCTAYRMLKDFVNLKAGDSVIQNGANSACGQAIIQLCRAWGIHCVGIVRDRPEINLLRNYLKDLGAAEILTEEELRTTKIFKDGIFKKPKLALNCVGGKNALEISRHLDNHGIMVTYGGMSREPVTVPTASLIFKDLQFSGFWMTRWTKDNAKSSKRSEMFNELFGLIEKNAFKAPAHEMISFTDYVTAVTNALSIQGFVGKKFLFKF; from the exons ATGTCCATATTGTTTCGGCAATACAGCTCTGGTTCCTGTCAGTTTTATCGTCACATGAGCGTTGTTGCTTCGATTCTACGGTATAATGAATTCGGCGATCCTGCGAAGGTTCTCCAAATCCATCAGGAAACTATGCCTGATCCTGGTACCGGAGAAGTTCTAATAAAGACAATCAGTGCTCCAATAAATCCAGCAGACATAAACACAATTCAAG GAAAATATCCCGTTAGACCTGAGTTTCCTGCTGTTGGTGGAAACGAATGTGTTGGGGAAGTTGTCGCTGTTGGTGAGCAAGTGACTCGATTAGCAATCGGTGATCGCATAGTGCCATTCGCTTCCGGATTAGGCACATGGCGATCACATGCCTTGTATAACGAAACTAATTTGATGAAGGTTCCAGCGAATATTGGCATTGCTGAAGCTGCCACCATAACTGTGAATCCATGTACAGCATATCGCATGCTGAAAGATTTCGTAAATCTAAAGGCTGGAGACTCGGTGATACAGAACGGAGCAAACTCTGCTTGTGGACAAGCAATCATTCAACTTTGTCGCGCATGGGGCATTCATTGTGTGGGAATTGTCCGTGATAGACCAGAAATTAATCTGCTCCGGAATTATTTAAAAGATTTGGGAGCAGCGGAAATTCTGACCGAGGAAGAGCTCAGAACCACGAAAATATTTAAGGATGGAATATTCAAGAAACCCAAGCTTGCGCTGAACTGTGTAGGGGGAAAAAATGCATTAGAAATTTCACGTCATCTGGACAACCACGGAATTATGGTTACGTACGGAGGAATGTCGAGGGAACCTGTCACTGTGCCGACTGCTTCACTAATTTTCAAAGATCTGCAGTTCAGTGGTTTTTGGATGACTCGCTGGACGAAAGATAATGCCAAGAGTTCCAAACGATCTGAAATGTTTAATGAGTTGTTCGgattaatagaaaaaaatgcttttaagGCACCAGCACACGAAATGATTTCCTTTACTGATTACGTGACTGCTGTAACAAATGCTTTGAGCATTCAAGGATTTGTGGGtaagaaatttttatttaagtTTTAG
- the LOC131436071 gene encoding U6 snRNA-associated Sm-like protein LSm8 — MSGLESYVNNTVSIITADGRNFVGTMKGFDQTINIILDESHERVYSMNAGIEQVVLGLHIIRGDNVAVIGQLDESIDSKLDFSSIRGMPLEPVVH, encoded by the coding sequence ATGTCAGGTTTGGAGTCATACGTGAATAATACCGTGTCGATCATAACTGCTGACGGCCGAAATTTTGTTGGTACAATGAAAGGATTTGACCAAACTATTAATATAATCCTAGACGAATCCCACGAACGAGTATATTCCATGAATGCCGGAATAGAACAAGTTGTGCTTGGATTGCATATAATCAGAGGGGACAATGTTGCGGTGATTGGGCAATTAGACGAGAGTATTGATAGTAAACTGGACTTTTCTTCTATTCGCGGAATGCCACTCGAACCGGTAGTTCACTAA
- the LOC131437904 gene encoding probable enoyl-CoA hydratase, mitochondrial: MANIGKLFASGLVKAANINNVRFYCCASPKTLEFIKTELVGEKKNVALITLNRPKALNALCNGLMDEVSQALDKFEADASIGAIVITGSEKAFAAGADIKEMQNNTYAKCITGNFLNNWTRVAKAQKPVIAAVNGYALGGGCEFAMMCDIIYAGDKAKFGQPEIALGTIPGAGGSQRTTRVMGKSKAMEMCLTGNMISAEEAERAGLVSKVFPTDKVVDEAIKLGEKISTFSPLIVQLCKEAVNTAYETTLNEGLKFERRHFHATFSTKDRLEGMTAFVEKRAPQFTSE; this comes from the exons ATGGCCAATATTGGAAAACTGTTCGCTAGCGGTTTGGTGAAAGCTGCAAATATCAACAACGTGCGATTCTATTGTTGCG CTTCTCCAAAGACACTGGAATTCATTAAAACAGAGTTAGTAGGGGAGAAGAAGAATGTTGCTCTGATTACATTGAATCGCCCAAAGGCGTTAAATGCGCTTTGCAACGGATTAATGGACGAAGTAAGTCAAGCACTAGACAAGTTCGAAGCTGATGCTTCCATTGGAGCAATCGTGATTACTGGCAGCGAGAAGGCGTTTGCGGCTGGAGCTGACATAAAGGAGATGCAGAATAACACATATGCCAAGTGCATCACCGGAAATTTTCTGAACAATTGGACCCGTGTTGCAAAAGCTCAAAAGCCTGTCATTGCAGCTGTGAACGGTTACGCTTTGGGTGGAGGCTGCGAATTTGCAATGATGTGCGACATCATTTATGCGGGTGACAAGGCTAAGTTTGGGCAACCGGAAATAGCTCTTGGAACGATCCCCGGTGCTGGTGGTTCTCAGCGCACCACACGTGTAATGGGTAAATCCAAGGCCATGGAAATGTGTCTCACTGGTAATATGATAAGCGCTGAAGAAGCCGAACGTGCTGGACTAGTTAGTAAAGTTTTCCCTACTGACAAAGTTGTTGATGAGGCAATCAAACTGGGTGAAAAAATTTCTACTTTTTCACCATTGATAGTACAACTATGCAAGGAAGCAGTAAATACAGCTTATGAAACCACACTAAATGAAGGATTGAAATTCGAAAGACGTCACTTTCACGCAACTTTTTCAACCAAGGATCGCCTTGAAGGCATGACTGCTTTCGTTGAAAAGCGTGCACCACAGTTTACCAGCGAATAA